One part of the Treponema sp. OMZ 787 genome encodes these proteins:
- the rbfA gene encoding 30S ribosome-binding factor RbfA codes for MSEFRLARLGEQIREEISSLICSGKIKDPRVSSLLSVNRVIVSGDLAYAKVYVSSFLDEHKTKQGVRGLENASGFIRTSLAKKLHIRQCPELSFIFDKSIKEGIDMVNKLENLEYFTEPDEDLS; via the coding sequence ATGAGTGAGTTTAGACTTGCAAGATTGGGTGAGCAGATAAGGGAAGAAATTTCGAGCCTTATCTGTTCGGGTAAAATAAAAGACCCGCGAGTTTCTTCTCTTCTTTCGGTAAACAGGGTAATTGTTTCAGGCGATCTTGCCTATGCTAAGGTCTATGTTTCAAGCTTTTTAGATGAGCATAAGACGAAGCAGGGAGTCCGCGGCTTGGAAAATGCATCGGGCTTTATAAGAACAAGCCTTGCAAAAAAGCTTCACATAAGGCAGTGCCCCGAACTCAGCTTTATATTCGATAAAAGTATAAAGGAAGGCATCGACATGGTAAATAAACTTGAAAACCTTGAGTACTTTACCGAGCCTGATGAAGACCTATCTTAA
- the infB gene encoding translation initiation factor IF-2 — MDIENTNKPDVILNKKSSKAADSKPESGKTDAKKKVVVKVSKNAAGKSKKPESSSDESSGGKTSGKPIISVKKAQPQNSKPAETAVRERKTGERVEETKKPAPRTEDKRSEQSSAQNEKRISDSVKPDASKKEEKQPERKKPAASSIESIDFTSKRPNVKAGNLADSGRRNNRGQGGNRPQRPGGQGQTGQGRRRESNFSGAQARAYSDGKKQGFRTGQGGQQGRPGDRPQNKPGFGGSRPGAAPAPIPVEKNKAQTNKKAHKAKKEIYNKKNKEDEFFEERLLNQKKKQKEKIHNIPKQIEIMESISVSELAKKMNLKASELIGKLMGMGMMVTMNQSIDADTATILASEYECDVKIVSLYDETVIESKEDDLSDLNPRPPVVTIMGHVDHGKTKTLDAIRSSNVIAGEFGGITQHIGAYTVNTHGGKITFLDTPGHEAFTMMRARGAEITDIVVLVVAADDGVMPQTIEAINHARDAKVPIIVAVNKVDKPEANVDKVKTRLSELGLMPEEWGGDTMFVEISALKKLGLDNLLDTILLQAEVLELKANYTCNAEGKVIESRIDHGRGVVATIIVQRGTLRTGDPYVAGIYSGRVRAIFNDRGEKIDEATPSMPVEILGLEGMPNAGDPFQVTDSERIARQISDKRQELKRFEDSRNVKKVTLDNLYETIHDGEILELKVIIKGDVQGSVEALKQSLEKLSTPEIRLNVIHASAGAINDSDVMLAAADSNALIIGFNVRPTPQAKLLADQEKVDIRKYTVIYKAVEEIQMAMEGMLSPDIKEQVIGMVEVRNTFKVPKIGKIAGCYVLEGVVKRNCAVHVIRDGIVVHSGKLSSLKRFKDDAKEVAAGFECGIGIEDFNDIQVDDQLEIIEMIQVARKLSDSEKYKAPEIKEEGTETNE; from the coding sequence ATGGATATAGAAAATACAAATAAACCTGATGTAATTCTCAACAAAAAAAGCAGTAAAGCTGCAGATTCTAAACCTGAATCCGGCAAAACTGACGCTAAAAAGAAAGTCGTTGTCAAAGTTTCAAAAAATGCGGCAGGAAAATCAAAGAAGCCCGAATCTTCTTCGGACGAATCCTCCGGCGGAAAAACTTCCGGAAAACCGATTATTTCCGTTAAAAAAGCTCAGCCGCAAAACTCAAAACCTGCAGAAACCGCTGTAAGAGAAAGAAAGACCGGTGAAAGGGTTGAAGAAACAAAAAAGCCGGCACCTCGTACTGAAGATAAGAGGAGCGAGCAGTCTTCCGCACAAAATGAAAAGCGAATTTCTGATTCGGTAAAACCGGATGCTTCAAAAAAGGAAGAAAAACAGCCTGAAAGAAAAAAGCCGGCAGCTTCCTCGATAGAATCGATAGATTTTACAAGCAAGAGACCCAATGTAAAGGCCGGTAATTTGGCCGATTCGGGCCGAAGAAATAACCGCGGTCAGGGAGGTAACCGGCCTCAAAGACCCGGAGGTCAAGGACAGACAGGCCAAGGGCGCAGAAGGGAAAGCAATTTTTCAGGAGCCCAAGCCCGTGCCTACTCGGACGGAAAAAAGCAGGGCTTTAGAACAGGCCAAGGCGGACAGCAGGGCAGACCGGGAGACAGACCCCAAAACAAGCCCGGCTTCGGCGGCTCAAGGCCCGGAGCAGCTCCCGCACCGATTCCTGTCGAAAAAAACAAGGCTCAAACAAATAAAAAAGCCCACAAGGCCAAAAAAGAAATATATAACAAAAAAAACAAGGAAGACGAATTTTTTGAAGAGCGCCTCTTAAATCAAAAGAAAAAGCAAAAGGAAAAAATTCACAATATTCCTAAACAGATCGAGATAATGGAATCGATTTCCGTTTCAGAATTGGCCAAAAAGATGAACTTAAAGGCTTCTGAGCTTATCGGAAAACTCATGGGCATGGGAATGATGGTTACCATGAATCAGTCCATCGATGCCGACACGGCCACCATTCTTGCATCGGAATATGAATGCGATGTCAAGATTGTAAGCCTCTATGATGAAACGGTCATCGAAAGCAAGGAAGACGATTTATCGGATCTTAATCCGCGGCCGCCCGTTGTAACCATAATGGGACACGTTGACCACGGTAAGACCAAGACCCTTGACGCAATCCGAAGCTCCAATGTTATAGCGGGAGAGTTCGGAGGCATTACACAGCACATAGGTGCCTATACGGTAAACACCCACGGAGGAAAAATTACCTTCCTCGATACTCCCGGCCACGAAGCCTTTACCATGATGCGTGCACGAGGAGCGGAAATTACCGATATAGTTGTTTTGGTAGTTGCTGCCGATGACGGCGTTATGCCCCAAACAATCGAAGCCATCAACCATGCACGCGATGCAAAGGTTCCCATAATAGTTGCAGTAAACAAGGTCGATAAGCCTGAGGCAAATGTAGACAAGGTTAAGACCCGCCTTTCCGAATTAGGACTCATGCCCGAAGAATGGGGCGGCGACACCATGTTTGTCGAAATCTCGGCTCTAAAAAAATTGGGATTGGACAACCTCCTTGATACAATCCTACTTCAAGCCGAGGTGCTTGAGCTTAAGGCCAATTATACATGCAATGCGGAAGGAAAGGTTATAGAATCCCGCATTGACCACGGAAGAGGTGTTGTTGCGACAATTATCGTTCAGCGCGGAACCTTGAGGACGGGAGATCCTTATGTTGCAGGTATTTATTCGGGCCGTGTAAGAGCCATCTTCAATGACAGGGGAGAAAAAATCGACGAAGCGACCCCCAGTATGCCCGTAGAAATTCTCGGTCTTGAGGGTATGCCCAATGCAGGCGACCCCTTCCAAGTTACCGATTCGGAACGCATTGCCCGCCAGATTTCGGATAAGAGGCAGGAACTCAAACGCTTTGAAGATTCAAGGAATGTTAAGAAGGTTACCCTCGATAACCTCTATGAAACCATCCATGACGGCGAAATATTGGAGCTCAAGGTTATCATCAAGGGAGACGTTCAAGGTTCGGTAGAAGCCTTAAAGCAATCCTTGGAAAAACTTTCCACGCCAGAAATAAGGCTCAATGTAATACACGCTTCGGCAGGTGCTATCAATGACTCCGATGTTATGCTTGCAGCCGCGGACTCGAACGCTCTTATTATAGGCTTTAACGTACGCCCCACTCCTCAGGCCAAACTTTTGGCCGATCAGGAAAAGGTTGACATAAGAAAATACACCGTTATTTACAAGGCTGTTGAAGAAATTCAGATGGCCATGGAAGGAATGCTTTCGCCCGATATTAAAGAACAGGTTATCGGTATGGTTGAAGTTCGAAATACCTTTAAGGTTCCCAAAATCGGAAAGATTGCAGGCTGTTATGTTCTTGAAGGTGTAGTAAAGAGAAACTGTGCAGTACACGTTATCCGAGACGGCATAGTCGTTCACTCCGGAAAACTTTCTTCATTGAAGAGATTCAAAGACGATGCAAAAGAAGTTGCAGCAGGCTTTGAATGCGGTATCGGTATCGAAGACTTTAACGATATACAGGTCGATGACCAGTTAGAAATTATCGAGATGATTCAGGTTGCCAGAAAATTGAGCGACAGCGAAAAATACAAGGCTCCCGAAATCAAAGAAGAAGGAACTGAAACAAATGAGTGA